A stretch of the Balneola vulgaris DSM 17893 genome encodes the following:
- a CDS encoding CHASE2 domain-containing protein, with product MPQNKRRKPIGVYVLIAGVAFLLTVLLSNIPTIRSVELDFRDFLFELRGPLEIEDSPIVLVAISEEADYEIPEKYPWPTNVYAKLIENLNKAGARVIVFDVIFDQPDQYDLKNDSLFAQAIADNKNVVLAGEILDEEVANSRQIELLFPQNILLDNGYASVGMVDVQSDEDGAIRSYSFGKNHDGKSYYKLGLEALAKFKDIPRDSIDELAASEDAYFKLGNYLIKKDAANSFIINYYGEEGYFPIYDLSNIIDDPEYTTRMESEAGFDMNTFDDPDFGEGLLYDGVFKDKIVIVGATMQVLKDFYKTPLPKIEVSASGSKRELPRPGYEIHAHAIQTILDGNYLSRQSAWSVLLFMGIGAVLLALLNWLYGAKWGVAIMLVLMGGYVFISIHMFLGMSLFLNVTSILLVLFLTETGAVGYQYFVEEKEKKRIQGMFSSYVSPKLVQQMVESGKEPQLGGEDTYMTAFFSDIESFSTFSEQLEPKQLVQLINDYLTSMTNILTDQGGTLDKYIGDAIVAFFGAPVPMEDHALRACISSQLMQKELVLLREKWARDGWPEIVTQMKNRMGMNTGEMVTGNMGSNRRFNYTMMGDNVNLAARCESGAKAFGVYTMVTESTKVEAEKHGDDCVFRYLDNIVVKGRTQPVKMYEIADLRSDADQELMDCIGLFEQGLEKYFNQEWDLAIQTFEKSSTLERHPNNPSLIFLNRCKQLKLDPPASDWDGVYVMKSK from the coding sequence ATGCCTCAAAATAAACGCAGAAAACCCATAGGTGTTTACGTCCTGATTGCAGGAGTGGCCTTTCTATTAACTGTTTTACTTTCCAATATCCCTACCATCAGATCGGTTGAGCTTGATTTTAGAGATTTTCTGTTCGAATTAAGAGGTCCTTTAGAAATTGAAGATTCTCCCATTGTACTCGTGGCCATCAGTGAAGAAGCAGATTATGAGATCCCCGAGAAGTATCCTTGGCCTACCAATGTGTATGCTAAACTGATTGAGAATTTGAATAAAGCAGGCGCTCGAGTCATTGTATTTGATGTAATCTTCGATCAGCCCGATCAATATGATTTAAAGAATGATTCGTTATTTGCTCAAGCCATCGCTGATAATAAAAATGTAGTATTGGCCGGCGAGATCCTAGACGAAGAGGTGGCGAATAGTCGTCAGATTGAGCTTTTATTTCCACAAAATATATTGTTGGATAATGGATATGCATCTGTGGGAATGGTGGATGTGCAATCAGATGAAGATGGCGCCATTAGGAGTTATTCGTTTGGAAAAAATCACGACGGGAAATCCTATTACAAACTTGGACTCGAGGCCTTAGCTAAATTCAAAGATATTCCTCGCGATTCTATCGATGAATTAGCAGCTTCAGAAGATGCTTACTTCAAGTTGGGCAATTACTTAATCAAGAAAGACGCTGCAAATTCCTTCATCATTAATTACTACGGAGAAGAAGGATATTTCCCTATTTATGATCTCTCAAACATCATCGATGATCCCGAATACACTACAAGAATGGAAAGTGAAGCCGGTTTTGACATGAATACCTTTGATGATCCCGATTTTGGAGAAGGGTTGTTATATGATGGTGTATTCAAAGATAAGATTGTGATTGTAGGGGCAACCATGCAGGTGTTAAAAGATTTCTATAAAACGCCGCTACCTAAAATTGAAGTCTCTGCAAGTGGTTCTAAACGAGAACTGCCCCGACCAGGGTATGAGATTCATGCACATGCCATTCAAACAATTCTCGATGGCAATTATTTAAGTAGGCAGAGTGCATGGAGTGTGTTGCTATTTATGGGCATCGGAGCCGTTTTACTTGCGCTATTGAACTGGTTGTATGGCGCAAAATGGGGAGTAGCTATCATGCTAGTTTTAATGGGGGGCTATGTATTTATTAGCATTCACATGTTCTTAGGAATGAGCCTGTTTTTAAATGTAACCTCAATTCTTCTAGTGCTATTTTTAACCGAAACAGGGGCTGTTGGCTATCAGTATTTTGTTGAAGAGAAAGAGAAGAAACGCATTCAAGGGATGTTTAGCTCTTATGTTTCTCCTAAGCTGGTTCAACAAATGGTTGAGTCGGGCAAGGAGCCACAACTTGGTGGTGAAGACACCTATATGACGGCATTTTTTAGTGATATAGAATCGTTTTCAACTTTTTCAGAACAGTTAGAACCAAAGCAATTGGTACAGTTAATTAATGACTATCTGACTTCAATGACCAACATCTTAACCGATCAGGGCGGTACCTTAGATAAGTATATAGGGGATGCCATTGTAGCATTCTTTGGTGCCCCGGTTCCTATGGAAGATCACGCACTTAGGGCATGTATATCCTCACAGCTTATGCAGAAGGAGCTTGTTCTGTTAAGAGAAAAATGGGCGAGGGATGGCTGGCCTGAGATCGTTACCCAAATGAAAAATAGAATGGGTATGAATACAGGGGAAATGGTAACCGGGAATATGGGATCCAACCGTCGGTTTAACTATACCATGATGGGTGATAATGTGAATTTAGCGGCGCGTTGCGAGAGCGGAGCTAAAGCATTTGGTGTATACACAATGGTTACAGAGTCGACGAAAGTGGAGGCAGAGAAGCACGGTGATGATTGTGTGTTTAGATACCTTGATAACATCGTTGTGAAAGGGAGAACTCAACCCGTAAAGATGTACGAAATTGCGGACCTTCGAAGTGATGCTGATCAGGAACTCATGGATTGTATTGGATTATTTGAACAGGGTCTGGAAAAATACTTTAATCAAGAGTGGGACCTAGCAATTCAAACATTCGAGAAATCATCAACATTGGAGCGGCACCCGAACAATCCATCACTCATATTTTTGAATCGATGTAAGCAATTAAAGCTCGACCCCCCAGCTTCAGATTGGGACGGGGTGTATGTAATGAAATCCAAATAA
- a CDS encoding FecR family protein — MKKHLYFLPLLGALILLGNVDIQSLKSEDPIAIVRRFKPTVTIDNENYEKAKELKLGDDEAELLYSGDSLRTAKDGYAYVVFMDKSIAKVKPNSLLVVQGERQRNSKRSNSRIDLKLGEIFLEVEPQGTNDFEVATSRSLASVKGTEFGSTSDGYVWVREGQVDVTALQSGETVSLFEKMYAQVNQNGNEIESGTLTDDELNNLDDGYEEMEKDLVKKEMKFRFIDANGQVQEITIEYYEKGGQ, encoded by the coding sequence ATGAAAAAGCATCTATATTTTTTACCCCTACTTGGTGCCCTAATATTGCTTGGCAATGTAGATATCCAATCTTTAAAAAGTGAAGACCCTATCGCCATAGTTAGAAGGTTCAAGCCTACAGTAACCATCGATAATGAGAATTACGAGAAGGCGAAAGAGCTGAAATTAGGAGATGATGAAGCGGAACTGCTTTATAGTGGAGATTCACTTAGAACAGCTAAAGATGGGTATGCTTATGTCGTTTTTATGGATAAAAGCATCGCAAAAGTGAAGCCTAATTCATTGTTGGTTGTTCAAGGTGAGCGCCAAAGGAACTCTAAAAGGTCAAATTCTCGCATAGACTTAAAACTAGGTGAGATATTTTTAGAAGTTGAACCGCAAGGCACCAATGATTTCGAAGTAGCAACATCTCGTTCGTTAGCATCGGTAAAAGGAACAGAGTTTGGTAGTACTTCTGATGGGTATGTTTGGGTACGAGAAGGGCAAGTTGATGTGACCGCATTACAATCGGGAGAGACGGTATCGCTATTTGAAAAAATGTATGCCCAAGTGAATCAAAATGGTAATGAAATTGAATCAGGTACATTAACCGACGATGAATTAAATAACCTTGACGATGGCTATGAGGAAATGGAGAAGGATCTTGTTAAAAAAGAAATGAAGTTCCGCTTTATTGATGCAAATGGTCAGGTACAAGAAATAACGATTGAATACTACGAAAAGGGTGGTCAGTAA
- a CDS encoding OmpA family protein: MKRSLHFLVLALFLVGGVVFQAGCKSSEPVVEEPVDTDGDGLTDEQEIALGLDPNSPDFDNDGLNDGDEINTYNTDPKNADTDGDGLSDGDEVNSYGTDPLKVDTDGDGLSDGDEVNKYNTDPTDANGDADRDGVSDVDEIMTHNTDPNNPDSDGDGFSDGQELDMGTNPLNGSDPVFISSDALKTINFAFDRSNISDAAAATLADNVEMLKNAPAFRVRVDAYTDHVGGDQYNQRLSLRRAKSVVDFYTQNGISADRIESRGLGKAPVPCMDNTPDRGCEANRRAESHPVSTLKYAPKNY; encoded by the coding sequence ATGAAACGATCATTACATTTTCTAGTTCTTGCATTATTCCTAGTCGGTGGTGTAGTATTCCAGGCCGGTTGCAAGTCTAGCGAGCCTGTAGTTGAAGAGCCAGTAGATACAGACGGTGATGGCCTTACCGACGAACAAGAAATCGCTTTAGGATTAGATCCTAACAGCCCTGATTTCGACAACGACGGTCTTAACGACGGCGATGAAATTAATACTTATAACACTGACCCTAAGAATGCTGATACCGACGGTGACGGCCTAAGTGACGGTGACGAAGTTAATTCATACGGCACTGACCCACTTAAAGTAGATACTGACGGCGACGGACTAAGCGACGGCGACGAAGTTAACAAGTACAACACTGACCCAACCGATGCTAACGGCGATGCTGATCGTGATGGCGTTTCTGATGTTGATGAAATCATGACTCACAATACTGACCCTAACAATCCTGACTCTGATGGCGACGGATTCTCTGATGGTCAAGAATTAGACATGGGAACGAATCCATTAAACGGTTCTGATCCTGTATTTATCAGCAGTGATGCTCTAAAAACTATCAACTTTGCATTCGATCGTTCTAACATCAGTGATGCAGCAGCAGCAACTTTAGCTGACAATGTTGAAATGCTAAAAAATGCACCTGCTTTTAGAGTACGTGTTGACGCTTACACCGATCACGTGGGTGGCGATCAGTACAACCAACGTTTGAGCTTAAGAAGAGCTAAATCTGTAGTAGACTTCTACACTCAAAATGGTATTTCTGCCGACAGAATTGAGTCTCGTGGTTTAGGTAAAGCTCCTGTACCATGTATGGATAACACTCCAGACCGTGGTTGCGAAGCTAACCGTCGTGCTGAGTCTCATCCTGTGAGCACTCTAAAGTATGCTCCTAAGAATTACTAA
- a CDS encoding DUF5686 and carboxypeptidase-like regulatory domain-containing protein, with product MGRFIVFIWVLGSLSTLTQAQITITGKITEAKTGEGLPAVHVIEKGTYNGTIANEDGLYSLSVKRLPATIVVRYIGFDSQEKTVNVGDSRRLNFNMVESVFELSEIMVTSEDPAEDIMREVIARKKIWREKLKTYTSEAYSRQQLKNDTTIVSISESVSELFWDKEMGVREILKSRRQTANIEGADNFAGVSYLPNFYDDELEIAGFDVVGITDERALKYYNFSLIDYTSRDGKVVYEIKVSPRRKLQPLFEGTIFVLDEEFALLSVKLKPNKVIVFPPPIQDFNLYYEQQFSNFGGDFWLPVDVRIDGLIEVGIVGLRFPPIGFHQVSKLNNYLVNVDLPDSLFTDYNWISVDSTSINKPDSIFTSTIEPVPLSEKEVNAYENLDSTATLEKAFKPKGFFTRFIDFDDDDSNDGGSVEVSSSGGSSSSTKRKSGSSQRKERSALAKFGDDLSPVGRFNRVDVFHLGLVHDKSYGKTKKWASKAKLAYSTGYEELAYGGSISWWPLKKSKRLVMTAAYNADTKTSYESDIYNMVLTSGMSLLGYNDYFNYYRHEGVSLSAGYIPKGMRATLRARYKLERHESISFKTSYDILGQKNVQRLNPAIDDGTLSALVFEMSEGDYKTNFGAVGLSGYKIGIEQSVELLGSDWNYTKFNFHAFKRFNTFYKKRFFPNTLDVRVNGGTYLGDLPLQKYGALDASFGYFTPFGAFKSKRYIPYAGASYFAVNAEHNFRSVPLEMLGWRNAPKTGLSIIAFGGVGKTWVPSQHEGRVGYLETGDLHLEVGGSISNIFNLFRFDLAFRIDDPGIYPGVSIARFF from the coding sequence ATGGGGCGATTTATTGTTTTTATTTGGGTTCTTGGAAGCCTATCCACACTTACCCAAGCACAGATTACAATTACAGGGAAAATTACCGAAGCTAAAACAGGTGAAGGATTACCCGCAGTTCATGTAATTGAAAAAGGAACCTACAATGGTACCATCGCAAACGAAGATGGACTCTATAGCTTAAGCGTAAAACGCCTGCCAGCAACCATTGTGGTGCGATATATTGGTTTCGATTCTCAAGAGAAAACAGTAAATGTTGGAGATTCTAGAAGGCTCAATTTTAACATGGTAGAATCAGTGTTTGAATTGAGTGAAATCATGGTAACCTCCGAAGATCCCGCCGAAGATATTATGAGAGAGGTTATAGCCCGAAAAAAAATATGGAGAGAGAAACTTAAAACATACACATCTGAGGCGTATTCGAGACAGCAGCTAAAAAATGACACCACCATTGTCTCTATTTCTGAGAGTGTATCTGAATTATTCTGGGATAAAGAAATGGGTGTGCGCGAGATACTAAAATCTAGGAGACAAACAGCAAATATTGAGGGAGCTGATAACTTTGCGGGGGTTAGTTACTTGCCGAACTTTTATGATGATGAGTTAGAAATAGCAGGTTTTGATGTAGTGGGTATTACCGATGAACGTGCACTCAAGTACTATAACTTTAGCCTTATTGACTACACAAGTAGAGATGGCAAGGTAGTGTACGAGATTAAAGTAAGCCCAAGACGGAAACTTCAGCCCTTATTTGAAGGAACAATCTTTGTGCTTGATGAGGAATTTGCCCTTCTATCTGTTAAGTTGAAGCCTAATAAAGTGATTGTTTTCCCTCCACCCATCCAAGACTTCAATCTCTATTACGAACAACAATTCAGTAATTTTGGGGGCGATTTTTGGTTACCCGTAGATGTTCGTATTGATGGTTTAATAGAAGTGGGGATTGTAGGTCTGAGATTTCCACCAATAGGTTTCCATCAAGTATCTAAGTTGAATAACTATTTGGTAAATGTTGATCTGCCCGATTCTTTGTTCACCGATTATAATTGGATTTCAGTTGACTCCACATCAATAAATAAACCTGATTCAATATTTACTTCAACCATAGAGCCAGTACCACTTTCAGAAAAAGAGGTAAATGCCTATGAGAATCTAGATAGTACCGCTACGCTTGAAAAGGCATTCAAGCCTAAAGGATTTTTTACCCGATTCATCGATTTTGATGATGATGATAGCAATGATGGTGGTTCAGTGGAAGTTTCATCTAGCGGAGGGTCCTCGAGTAGCACAAAGCGTAAAAGTGGAAGTTCACAACGAAAAGAAAGAAGTGCCCTAGCAAAATTTGGGGATGATCTTTCGCCAGTAGGTCGATTTAATAGGGTGGATGTGTTTCATCTTGGCTTGGTTCATGATAAATCCTATGGCAAAACCAAGAAGTGGGCTTCGAAAGCAAAGTTAGCTTACAGCACAGGATATGAAGAACTGGCTTATGGTGGTTCTATAAGTTGGTGGCCCCTTAAGAAGAGTAAGCGATTAGTTATGACGGCGGCTTATAACGCAGATACTAAAACGAGTTATGAGTCTGATATCTATAACATGGTACTTACAAGTGGAATGTCTCTCTTGGGCTACAATGATTATTTCAACTACTATAGACATGAAGGGGTATCGCTATCAGCAGGATATATTCCTAAAGGGATGAGAGCGACACTAAGAGCTCGTTATAAATTAGAGAGACATGAAAGCATTAGCTTTAAGACGAGCTATGATATTTTAGGGCAAAAGAATGTACAAAGGTTAAATCCTGCTATCGATGACGGAACTCTAAGTGCATTAGTATTTGAGATGTCGGAAGGGGATTATAAAACCAATTTTGGGGCTGTAGGCTTGTCGGGGTATAAGATTGGTATTGAGCAATCTGTGGAATTGCTAGGAAGCGATTGGAATTACACGAAATTTAATTTTCATGCATTTAAGCGCTTCAACACGTTCTATAAGAAGAGGTTTTTCCCAAATACCTTAGATGTGAGAGTAAACGGGGGTACCTACCTAGGAGATTTGCCTCTGCAAAAATATGGTGCTCTTGACGCTTCATTCGGTTATTTCACTCCATTCGGAGCGTTTAAGTCAAAAAGGTACATTCCTTATGCAGGTGCAAGTTATTTCGCTGTAAATGCGGAACATAATTTTAGAAGTGTGCCTTTAGAAATGTTGGGTTGGAGAAATGCACCTAAAACGGGTTTGTCTATCATCGCGTTTGGAGGAGTGGGTAAAACATGGGTTCCTTCTCAACATGAAGGTAGGGTAGGCTACTTAGAAACCGGTGATCTACATTTAGAAGTAGGTGGATCGATAAGTAATATCTTTAATCTGTTCCGATTCGATCTAGCATTTAGAATCGATGATCCGGGTATATATCCTGGGGTTAGCATTGCTCGATTTTTCTAA
- a CDS encoding ABC transporter ATP-binding protein produces the protein MNVNLLETKNLTKSFDQSGPVVDQVSFTVKEDEIFALLGPSGCGKTTTLRLVAGFEFCDDGEITIQNTLVESPSTHIAPQERGIGFVFQDYALFPHMSAIENVAFGLKDVPKNKRHVYAEEVLCRTGMEKYKDRSPDELSGGQQQRIALARAIAPKPKLVLMDEPFSGLDAMLRDTTRKEVRAILKNSGMSAILVTHDQEEALSFADRVAVMNNGKIEQIGTPEEVYYKPKTQFVAQFLGRTNLFRAHANKAAIVETRFGQVSLDKEADGLVLCSIRPEHLGITKAKEGEESGIITGREFRGHDITYHVLFRGDRYIVHTDNRKLFEMNEQVIVKPLEPAVVLEQKQTI, from the coding sequence ATGAATGTGAATTTACTAGAGACTAAAAATCTTACAAAATCCTTCGACCAATCTGGCCCGGTAGTAGATCAAGTGTCGTTTACGGTGAAGGAAGATGAAATTTTTGCTTTATTAGGGCCAAGTGGCTGTGGTAAAACAACAACTCTTAGGCTGGTAGCTGGCTTTGAGTTCTGTGATGATGGTGAAATAACCATTCAAAATACCTTAGTAGAATCTCCATCTACCCATATTGCCCCTCAAGAAAGAGGAATAGGCTTTGTGTTTCAGGATTATGCGCTTTTCCCACACATGTCAGCTATTGAGAATGTAGCCTTTGGCTTAAAAGACGTGCCTAAGAATAAACGCCATGTATATGCAGAAGAGGTATTGTGTAGAACAGGCATGGAGAAGTATAAAGATCGGAGCCCAGACGAACTTTCAGGAGGGCAACAGCAGCGAATAGCCTTAGCTAGAGCCATAGCTCCAAAGCCAAAATTAGTTTTAATGGATGAGCCCTTTTCAGGCTTAGATGCTATGCTGAGAGATACCACTAGAAAAGAGGTTCGGGCCATTCTAAAAAACTCGGGTATGAGTGCCATTTTAGTTACTCATGATCAAGAAGAAGCACTGTCGTTCGCAGATCGCGTAGCGGTGATGAACAATGGTAAAATAGAACAAATTGGTACCCCTGAAGAGGTGTACTACAAGCCAAAAACTCAATTTGTGGCTCAGTTTTTAGGAAGAACTAACCTATTCAGAGCGCATGCTAATAAAGCTGCCATTGTTGAAACAAGATTCGGACAGGTTAGTTTAGATAAGGAAGCAGATGGATTAGTGTTATGTTCTATACGCCCGGAACATTTGGGTATAACTAAAGCTAAGGAAGGGGAAGAGAGTGGTATTATAACGGGAAGAGAGTTTAGAGGTCACGATATCACTTATCATGTACTTTTTAGAGGCGACCGATATATTGTACATACTGATAATAGAAAGCTTTTTGAAATGAATGAACAGGTGATAGTGAAACCTTTAGAGCCTGCAGTCGTTTTGGAGCAAAAACAAACAATCTAG
- a CDS encoding SPOR domain-containing protein, translated as MKNFATKILLGAFALILIQACGPTEEEKRAREQARMDSLLKVQQQEIAEAMAALEADSANNSMDEEASEMTEDNTSTSSDGYTFAEDGQYAVQVGAFRSEEKAKAYLAKWADRSYPNAYTVKIGEEATGDVWFRVRVGFFSTKEDAAELGAVLAEEMNSGYWVSKVR; from the coding sequence ATGAAAAATTTTGCTACTAAAATCCTCCTTGGAGCATTTGCCCTAATACTCATTCAAGCTTGTGGGCCTACTGAAGAAGAAAAAAGAGCTCGTGAACAAGCTAGAATGGATTCACTGTTAAAAGTACAGCAACAAGAAATTGCTGAAGCCATGGCTGCTCTTGAAGCGGACAGTGCTAACAATTCCATGGATGAAGAAGCTTCAGAGATGACTGAAGACAATACTTCAACTTCATCAGATGGGTATACCTTTGCCGAAGACGGACAGTATGCAGTTCAGGTTGGAGCATTTCGTTCAGAAGAAAAGGCAAAAGCATATTTAGCTAAATGGGCCGACCGCTCATACCCGAATGCATATACTGTAAAAATTGGTGAGGAAGCTACGGGCGATGTTTGGTTTAGAGTGCGAGTAGGCTTCTTTAGTACTAAAGAAGATGCAGCTGAACTTGGCGCAGTATTAGCTGAAGAAATGAACTCAGGATATTGGGTTTCTAAAGTGAGATAA
- a CDS encoding STAS domain-containing protein, translating into MKNFGISVREVNNIRVLDISGELDAHTASQLENSLKSLIEDKQIYIIVNCRGLDYIASAGLGVFMAYIEDVRGMGGDIKLTNMNERVYNVFDLLGFPTLYDILDDENEALNGFEKA; encoded by the coding sequence ATGAAGAACTTTGGCATCTCGGTACGAGAGGTTAACAACATTCGAGTACTCGATATTAGTGGCGAACTTGACGCACACACCGCTTCTCAACTAGAAAATTCATTGAAGTCGTTGATTGAAGACAAGCAGATTTACATTATTGTGAACTGCCGAGGATTGGATTACATAGCTAGTGCAGGTTTGGGTGTATTCATGGCTTATATCGAGGACGTTCGCGGTATGGGTGGCGATATCAAACTTACTAACATGAACGAACGCGTTTATAATGTTTTTGATCTGTTAGGCTTCCCTACTCTGTATGATATTCTTGACGACGAGAATGAAGCATTAAATGGTTTCGAAAAGGCTTGA
- a CDS encoding ATP-binding protein — MKQTNNIHSLSVEASTAQLAKVRDFVAAYAKDLGLSDKEIGNIRLAVDEAYTNIIKHAYKNLPSKPVSIELGSTGDQLWISIKDEGESFDPSTYNEPDLKERIKNKQRGGMGVYLIQKLMDNVQYKRSGRMNEIRMVKYL; from the coding sequence TTGAAGCAGACAAACAACATACATTCCCTTTCAGTTGAAGCGTCTACTGCGCAGTTGGCGAAAGTACGGGATTTTGTTGCTGCCTACGCGAAAGATCTAGGCCTTTCAGACAAAGAAATTGGAAATATCCGCTTAGCCGTTGATGAGGCTTATACCAATATCATCAAGCACGCTTACAAAAACCTTCCCTCAAAACCAGTAAGTATTGAATTAGGAAGCACAGGCGATCAACTTTGGATTTCAATTAAAGATGAAGGTGAAAGTTTTGATCCAAGTACCTACAACGAGCCTGACTTAAAAGAACGCATTAAAAATAAGCAGCGCGGTGGAATGGGCGTTTACCTTATCCAAAAGTTGATGGATAACGTACAGTACAAGCGTTCTGGTAGAATGAATGAAATCCGAATGGTTAAATACCTCTAG
- a CDS encoding SpoIIE family protein phosphatase has product MSPSTNLDERKSRFELKTLLETSRLLIESQDPDFVLNNLLLITMGKLMVTKGMILMFKPGENTYSVSKSKGRGWLAEGNEIALSISDESMHTSILKGAEYQHIFEELGVSPQSILFNLQTSNHHIGFLCLGPKGNSHPVTEQEAEFIESLTIISSVAIANSRMFKEMRHINRRLDRKVHDLNTLLELSKDFNLMVDRDEIARVFKFAMLGQMLIRTFFFALDVDGKKSIISISGIKQEPSEEELEHLFEMEDVSHVQPDTDCEFLKENDIKLVIGLKFQNEKIGVVGVGLRANKQHYGDSEVTFLQSLGNLALLTIQKTLFLEERLEKQRLDEELNLAKNIQRGLLPDPLPSIPGFDIAAINISSRQVGGDYFDFLKTPEDAHIFAIADVTGKGIPASLLMANLQSMLHALAPIDVSLGEATGSMNDIIHTNTPSDKFITFFWGLISADGNALKYVNAGHNPPFLLKENSDTPELLEKGGVLLGAMPTFMPYETGEIPLEKGDTIVLFTDGVTEALNPAQDEEYEEERLKDCILKHRHESAEGIMKAVIDDVNEYSNNIQYDDITMIVLKKTQ; this is encoded by the coding sequence GTGAGTCCCTCCACTAATTTAGACGAAAGAAAAAGTAGGTTCGAACTAAAAACACTACTTGAGACGAGCCGCCTGCTCATCGAATCACAAGATCCTGACTTCGTTTTAAACAACTTACTTCTTATTACCATGGGGAAGCTTATGGTAACCAAGGGTATGATTTTGATGTTCAAACCCGGCGAAAACACGTACTCCGTTTCAAAATCTAAAGGACGAGGATGGCTAGCCGAAGGCAATGAAATAGCATTAAGTATTTCGGACGAATCTATGCACACTTCTATACTAAAAGGTGCAGAGTACCAGCATATATTTGAAGAACTTGGGGTAAGTCCACAAAGTATTTTATTCAATCTACAAACCAGTAACCATCACATTGGCTTTTTATGTTTAGGGCCGAAAGGTAATAGTCATCCAGTTACCGAACAAGAGGCTGAGTTTATTGAAAGCCTAACCATTATATCCTCAGTAGCCATTGCTAACTCTCGGATGTTCAAGGAAATGAGGCATATCAATCGCCGATTAGACCGAAAAGTTCATGATCTTAATACCCTTCTTGAGTTAAGTAAAGATTTCAACCTCATGGTTGATCGTGATGAAATTGCACGTGTGTTCAAGTTTGCCATGCTTGGGCAAATGTTGATTCGAACATTCTTTTTTGCATTGGATGTGGATGGTAAGAAGTCAATCATATCTATTAGTGGAATTAAACAAGAGCCTTCAGAAGAAGAACTTGAACATCTCTTCGAAATGGAGGATGTGTCGCACGTTCAACCGGATACCGATTGTGAATTCTTAAAAGAGAATGATATCAAGTTGGTTATTGGCTTAAAATTCCAGAATGAAAAAATTGGAGTTGTAGGTGTTGGTTTACGAGCTAATAAACAGCATTATGGCGATTCTGAAGTTACCTTTCTTCAGTCGTTGGGCAACCTTGCCTTATTGACTATCCAAAAGACATTATTTCTTGAAGAACGTCTTGAAAAGCAACGTTTAGATGAAGAGCTTAATCTAGCTAAGAATATTCAAAGGGGCCTATTGCCTGATCCCCTACCAAGTATACCTGGTTTTGATATTGCGGCTATCAATATCTCATCGCGTCAGGTAGGAGGTGACTATTTTGATTTTCTAAAGACGCCAGAAGACGCCCATATTTTCGCCATTGCTGATGTTACCGGCAAAGGGATTCCGGCTTCTCTATTAATGGCTAACTTACAATCTATGTTACATGCCTTAGCCCCTATTGATGTGTCCTTAGGGGAAGCCACAGGCAGCATGAATGACATCATTCACACCAATACCCCTTCGGATAAATTCATCACCTTCTTTTGGGGATTGATTTCTGCTGATGGGAATGCTCTTAAGTATGTAAATGCGGGCCACAATCCTCCTTTCTTACTTAAAGAAAACTCTGACACTCCAGAGCTCCTTGAAAAAGGCGGGGTGTTACTAGGTGCTATGCCAACGTTCATGCCTTATGAAACGGGTGAAATTCCCTTGGAAAAAGGCGATACCATCGTATTATTTACGGATGGTGTAACGGAAGCGCTGAACCCAGCACAGGATGAGGAGTACGAAGAAGAGCGGTTAAAAGACTGTATTCTTAAACATCGCCATGAATCTGCCGAAGGCATCATGAAGGCTGTTATTGACGATGTAAATGAGTATTCAAATAATATTCAGTATGATGATATTACGATGATCGTACTAAAGAAAACGCAGTAA